Within the Zea mays cultivar B73 chromosome 10, Zm-B73-REFERENCE-NAM-5.0, whole genome shotgun sequence genome, the region TGTTCTGATTTCTAAGCAAGCCATCACTTCTCGAACCTTTACTGTACCGAGCAACAGAAAATCACAAAACGCAGGATTAGGAAAACCTTGGTCATGGGCAGGCTCGCTGTCACTGCAGCGGCTTCACAAACGGAGCTCGCTGCTACGGGCTCCAGAATCCAGATGGGCCAGTACAAGAATGCGTGTGGGCTCAGCTCCTAACCTATATTCGTCCTTGATCGGCCGGACAAGTACAGCCCAACGGTCCAACATACTTGGGGTCCAAGGCCATCAGCGGTCCAGAGAGCAGAACTGGTGACCGGCATGTGCGAGTATAGATGTACATTTGTGCTGTGCCTAATAGGCTGGCCCAAAGCACACGATTTTTGGCATGGCCTAGATCTGGCACGGCCCAACCTAATTGTAGGTCTGGGCCGGCATGACCCAATATGTGGGCCGTGCTTGGGCCTCAAGTCAAGCCCATGGGCTGGCCTGGCACGGCCCGTTTAACTAAGGCACATCGAGGCCCACTAAATATAAACTCGGTATTTGACTAAGGTTCGTCAAAGTTCACATGACTAGCACAACTTAGAGAATCTAGAGCTTCAATAGGCCTTCGAGAACCAATACCTAGATGGggatagtgaatagtgatgatgatTATTGTATATGAATTTTGTATGACTGTATAGTACTCAATTAAACACTGAACAGAGAACTGAATATTATTTCTGAGCTAGTTGTAATATTTTTTCTTTATGACCAAAGGTTTTTAATGTGCATCCACAAAACATCTTAGTTTTATTTTGgtcatatatatattatatacttTTTGTTTATGTATTGTTGTTGTATATATATGGACCGGTCTGGCATATTAAGGCATTTTGGGCTATTTGGGCCGGCCTGGCACACATAACTAATTGTGGACCGTGCCGTGGGCCGATGACTGGGCACACGTGCTGGCACGGCACGACCCATAATTAGATATGTGCTTTTGTGGGCCGTGCTTTTGTGGGCCTGTGCCGTGCCGGGCCAGGCCGGCCCACATGTACAGGTATATGTGCGAGTGCGAGGAGCAAACACACCCCCGGAATATTTATTTGCATGAACAAGGGAAAGACAGCGGCAGCCGACGATGACGCTGCAACAGAACAGAAACCCCCGCGACCACATGGATGGACTACCTGCCTGTGCACATGCACTGAAATGTCGTTGAGGCGAAACGCTGTGCAGTTGCTCTGTCCATTTACCAATATAAGCCTATTATATGTCACAATGGATTTCAGCTATAGGCATAAATTGGTAAGTCGCGGTGTTACAAGGTCAGTCAGTTTTGACGGGAGTTTCATGAGAATTCGATGGATGATGTCGCTTTGATCCATCCAACTGAGACTGACCGACCCCCATACAGGCAATCAGCTGGTAAGGTGcttggtgttttgcttgcttggcCTTTCAGGCGTGCATCCACAATACCAAAAGCAAGGCCCGTCTACCATGACGTTGCAACGTGGCCATGAGATTTCACCGGCCCGGATTTTCCATTTCAGTGGACGTCACGGATTATTGTACACATGTAACTCTGTCGTATGGATGGTGCCATTATAAGCTCATGTATCCACGGGAACATCGTCTTCTCCGCACATGACCATCCGGATGGTGTCATTATAAGCCCATGTATCCTATTTGTGGTGCACTATTTTATGGAATGTAGGTAGTGGTTATGACCGATTCCATAGAAAAGAGGGAATAGTGTGCATTTTTCGTTGGAGATTCCCTGGAATAAAACGTCGCATCTTCCTTCAATTCCTTGTGCGGGATATCCAATCAATTAGAATTCAGGTTAAAGATGGTCTTTATCCTCGTCGTATCCTTTATATGGAAATCCGGGGCCAGAGGGTCATTCCCTTGACTCGTACTGATGAGAAGTTTTTTACTCCATCAAAAATTGAACAAAAAGCTGCCGAATTGGTCTATTTCTTGCGTGTACCAATTGAAGTATTTTGAGTACCAGTTGCAATTGTAAGGGGATTTTCGAGTATTTATCTAAAGTAAAGGAAGGAACAAACGAGGATAAGAGAAAATTGCTTCGAAATATCATCATCTGCAGCTATGACCACCACCATAGATTGAGGACGAGTTGTCTTCGAGGGCCGTAGTATTGTTCTGGTAAGTGGAGCCGGTCGAGAGGCTGTTAGCCGTAAACAATGTCTTGTGGACAGTACACAATGCCTTGTGAACAGTACGAAGTACGAACAGATTGGATTTGTTTATTTAGTTAGGAAAAGGACAAACTAGATTGATTTGATAAGATAAAAACAAAATAAGCCAAATTGATTTGATTAGTTAGGATAAAACAGGGATAAGTCAGATTGATTTAGTTAGGATATTATCAAATAAATATTTACGTATAAAGAGAAGATTTAGCGATAAAAAAGAAAAACACAACAATTAAAAATAGAACCGCTTCCTCTTGTTTGGTGGTGGGCAAGGCCTCAGACGGACCATCCCCCTGCGCCACCGCTCTGAGAACTGGGATCGACCAATCTATTGTTCACGTCCAAGAAATGAATATAGCATAACATTGCTGATTGTTCCGATAAATACTTCCATTACACCGAATATCAATCGCAGTCCTGTTGAACTGCGCAGGGGAAGCTTGGCAAGAGCTAGCTGGATTTTTACATGGCATGCAAAAGCAAATTTGGCAGAGTTCCATAAACAACTGAACCCATTTTTTTTCAGGCTTATGTACAGGAGGAGTACCTACTATAGTGATATAAGTAAATCCGTAAACAGCGGCCGCCCAGCCATGCTTTCGTCGTGAACTACGGGACCGGGTGATCATTCTGCATGCAGGGGGGCTCTAATCATGCTGGCTGTTGGCGGCCTAATGCCATGCTGCGTTTTTCTCATGCGCTGCTCTTCATGCCGTCAGCAGCTGTGTTGCCAGGGAAAGCCCAGTGCGGCTTGGCCAGGGTGCGCTTCGTAGCCTTCACTGACAGTGACAGTGGGCTGTCCTTGCCCTGTTCGTCAAGCAGTGGATTTGCCCGTTAGAAACCAAACGAATTTGACCACTGTAGAAGATCATGAAATGGCCCGAGCATTTACCATGAGGCAGGTTCCCTGCTTGACGTTGCAGACGGGGTAGTCATGGGGGCAGCAGCTGTAGTGGTCGTCGCAGCAGGTGGCGCCCTCGAGCGGGCAGCAGCCCCAGGCGAAGCAGTACTTGCCGTACTCATAGATGCAGCAGCAGGTGGTGCTGTCGGGGCACGAGTAGTAGTTGTCGCAGACGGTGGGCGGCGGGGTGGGGGAAGGCGGGGTCGGCCCAGGGTTCGGGGGGTTGGCGCCCTTCTTCAGAGGGTACGACGGCTCAACGGCGATACCACACTTGCCGCTGGACGCCTTGATGTTGCGCTCCATCCTGACGTAGCCGGACTCGCCCCAGCTGCTGCCCCAAGAGTTCTTCACGATCCAGTAGTCCTTGCCGTTCTCTGTGCCGTAGCCGACGGCCGTGACACCATGGTCCAACGCTGTTCCACAGGTTCCTGTGAAGATACCCTGAGAGGCCAGGAAAAGATGATTAGTCACCAGTACAAGGCAGATGATTCATGGAGTTGACACTAATAGTGACAACAACGAAGGATGAGATAATAAAATGCCTATTTAACTTTATGGCAAGGGAAACATTTTTCAGAATCTTCTGCTCGGCTTTTGCTCGAAGTGGATGATAGCTCACACCACTCTCCTACCAAAGGACGTCTTTCCAAAAGCCCTCACAAAAACAGATGAAAACTCTGTGTAGCATTAAAAATTGCTTCACAAGAAGTGGCAGCATAGTCTTTGAGAAAAACAAAGGAGCATGATTCGTGCGAAGTGGTGGGGGTACTGAAGCACTATTGTATCGCAAAAGTTGCCAATACGTAATCTGAATTGTAGTAAACTAAGTCGGGGTATGAACTATGAACAAGGTATCATAATTGATGTAGTAGTTGCAACTTGCGGAGTGACAACAGAATCATTCCTTCCAGTGAAAATAACCTTGAGTGTAGAGATGTGATGTCTTGTTCAAGgcagatttttttaaaaaaaagcaaTTAGGTGACTCGACTCGAACAATCATGTGCATGTCTTGTTCAAGGCacatcttttttttttctttcatggccatGGATATACCATCAACTGATTCCCACCCACTGATAATCAGATACTAGCTGATTCCATAATTCATCTACGAATTTAACGAGATGGTCCACAGATGAACCCAGCAGCAAGGTTAGTGTCAGTTACCGAGTTGTAGAGCTGAAATGCTCTGCCACCAGCCTCAATTGCAACACTGATGGGCTGGTTCGCAACTGCCTTCTGCAGACTTTTCTCACTGTTCGCTGGTACATCTTCATAGCTGTCGATAGTAACAACCTTGGCGTTTTTCTGCGATGAACCCAACACATAAAATCAGCAAGAAGAAAAAAATGACACTGATATTTGgaagatcaaggaagaccatgAAGCGAAAAATACCCTGTTGACATCACACCGTCCGTCCGTGCCCTTGTAAGGGTAATCCTCCTCGGTGTCGATTCCGCCGTTGTTGATGATGAACTCAAACGCATAGTCCATCAAACCTCCATTGCACCCCTGGTTGTATGAAGTGTCACAGTCAACAAGCTCCTGCTCAGACAAGGAGATCATGTCGCCAGTAACAATCTGGTTGATGCCTTCCACAGCCGCTATTGTTGAGAAAGCCCAGCAACTCCCTGGAAAAGATAAACATATATCAGATTCCAGTACCAATATGTTATCAATATTATTGTTTAGTCATCCACGTCGATTAAAAAAGGCGGACAAGTAACAAGTCAGAGTTATAAACTCCAAAGAGTGAAAGTTAACCTGCAATAGAGTGGAAAACATCATTATCACTTTAGACCTAGTTTAGGTACTATAGTAATGAGAAAATCGGAGTGGATTAAGATGTATTGTGAGTGTTTTTTTATCTATTGCGGATGTAAATACTCTCTAATCCCTCCAAACCACTTCAATATTAGAGTACTCAAACTAGACACTTTATGGACATAGCATTTTTTTTAAGAGAATAATTTTTTGGTTGTGACCGGTGAATAGGGTGTGGACCAATAGAAACGTGAAACGGTCACAAGAGCCGTGAATCCGTGAtgaaagtcgtctccaagagcctACTATCTGGAATCATGAATGAAGTGAGCATATTGGCCCAGCCACCTTGTCAGCTAGACAGCGACTGCTAGTGTAAATATCTTTCTTGGTTGCTCCTTCCAGGAAGGTCACTGCCTCGCAAGGTTTAAAGGTGATGTCCATGTTCGATGAACCTACCTACATAGTATGTGTCCCCCTTCATGCAAGGCAATAAAGATCAAATACACGGATCACTTTTCCACCTTCCGTAGCGAAAATCGTTCTACTAATATTTGTCACGCCCACGCACAAGACACAGAACCAGTACCAGTACCAGTACCAAATGGAATATTTTTAAATAGTTTTATTTGTTAGTGTGTCTCGAATTCAAGTGCATGCTAATCTATATACGCGTGGCATCTGCGCAACCACCCACCCGTTTTGGTGCCCGGCTAACGAATCGCAGAACGTGAAGCTGAGCGTTGACCTTCAGCTAGTcccctgctctctctctctctctctctctctctctctctctctctctgttcaTGTGGATAACAGTAACAAACTACCGCAAGTTGTGGATGAGCAGACTTGACAGTTTTCCCCATGTTCTATCTAGAATTATTCTTGATTCAGAAGCAGGAGAGGgataaaaaaaagaagaaagtgGAAGGGCGGAGATCGATATGGAAGCTCACCGCAGCTGCCCTGGTCCTTGACCTCCGCGACGGCGCCCTTGGCCCGCCAGTCGACGGACTCCGGCAGGTCCTCGTTGTCGCCGGCCAGGTACCTGTCACCGAGCCTCCTCTCCCTCTGCGGCCTGCTCCTGACGCCGAGGTAGGTGGCGCGGTACTCGTCGTTGGTGAGGTCGGCGAAGCGGTTGAGCCCGAGGCGGAAGGAGTGGACGCCCGCGTCGGCGGCGGCGTTGTGGGCGTCGACGTAGCGGAGGTTGTCCCTGAACACCTCGAACCTGCGCTCCTCCTCGCCGACGGCGTTGTAGGTCCGGCCGTGCGCCGCCATCCACTCGGCGTACATCCGCCGCGCCTCCTCCTCGCTCCGCTCGCCGTAGGAGACGATCGACATGCTGTCCGCCGCCgcggcgagcggcgcgagcagcagcagaagcagcgccgccgccgacgcgaGCGGCGTGGTGGAGGCGCCCATCTCCGCCGCGATGCAGGAACGGGAAGGCTAGCTAGATAGGGGGAGGAAGGAGCGGAACGGACCGGAGCAGAGCAGATGGATGAGAGTTGAGATGGAGGCCCTTCCTTTTAATACAAGTGGGCGAGGGAGCGGTGGGCCCAGATTCCGTGATCCCCTTGTTTTTTTAAATTCATTCGCATCTAATCTACTGGACCAGTCAGCTGTACGATATTTTCCGTTGGTTTTTTATTGGTCGTGGGGTTGTGGAGCGGAAGTGGACAGGTTGGATTGGATTGGATGAGGGCGACCTTTTTTATTCTTACCCGACTGTGTGGGCTACGAACTGATATTAATGGTTCATATTTATTTttaatttttattttattttcctaTTCAAATGGGATACAGTATTATCGATTTGTGACGGGTAAGATTTACATAGATATTGATATCTTCAATATCTAACTTTAAGTGTATAAATATAGATATAAATAAAATACGAATTGAATATTGAATACCGACTCAAATATAAATTAGATATCAACACGTTTAGACGGATCAAATTCGAATACATACTGATAATATCGGTAATCGATATTTACATAGAGTACCATTTACTATCTCTAGCAAGAAATACTTTAAATTTAAAGTTTCCCAATCTCGTTTTTATCTCCAACAACTTCCGCTAAAATAGAGTCTGCAGCTGATCCGCCAATTCTGGCGCTTGCTGTATACGGTAGCGCATGACGGTTGGACGCTCGATCGGTTATTGGCTGACATACGCTGCCTCCTGCCATGCTACAGTACGAGCTATGGTGAATGCGCTGGTCCCGTCAGACTCCCAACCAGTCCAATACTGCTTCTACACATTAATGAAAAAATAGTACGTTGGAATTTTCTTTTTATTAATATGGCTGGAAAAAGAAATGGAGTATAAGATAGGATAAAATTTAAAGTATGTTGTTGAGACTTTATATAGTAGATATATGAAAGCCGTTTCAAAACGGTGTTACTGACGCTATCCACGTCGGTAGAAATTCTCCTAGCTACTTGATTGTAAATCAATGGCTCACCTTCGCCTCTCGAGACTTTAGTACTGACTCTCCTCACTCCCTCGTTACCTTCGCCTCTCGAGACTTCTGGACGCTTTGACTGCGACCGCCTCTCCTCACTCTTGCCATCTCGTCCCTCCTCCTCCTCGCTCCATCCGCATCTTCCATcttcaagttgcttcatcttccatCGTTTCGTCCTTACGACATCATCCGCTCTGAGAAATTCGTCGCTTTCTTCATCGGCTCCGCTTCTTCCTCGAGTTGTCAAATTAGAAAAAAGGTTCGCTTTTCTTTTTCCCCAAGTTGTGTGCTTGCGGCGGATCtgccttcttccgcttcggctgTCTCCCCAATTTCCCATCTTCTTATTCCCTCGACACCCCACGGCCCCACATTCCCTTTGGGCAGCACACCAGCTCCACACATCTGACCTGTTGGGTTTGTGTTCTATTCGGTGTTTGCCAAGTCCCATTACCCATTTTCACTTATCCCAAATCGGCCAGAGGATAGGTTCTGtgctttcctttttattttccccAATTTCTGCATTTCCCCTCCTTCTATAGTCTCCTTAGATCAGGTTCTGCAGACAAAAGCACCAGAAAATGAACATCCAAGCAACTCATTGACAAACGAAACTGAACTTTGTAAGAATCAATTTATACACTTTCTCATATCCTCAGCTCAAGCACGCCTTGCGAATTTATTTTATTAACGATACATAAAGGATTGAATTTGTATTTTAAAATCTTCATGACAGCTTCGTTTTTAACCATGTTGAGAAGTACCCTTGCTCCTTAAGGACTACACCAGCGAGGTAATTATGTCTAAAATTATCCTGTTTTCCACACGAGTAAGACGCCATTCGTCGACTGCGTGTTAtgtttttattattttttatttCCTCCCCAGAACTTCCTTTTTCCGATAAATCTTAATAGCATATTATTCTCGTGTATAATAATTTTTATCCCTAGTCATATGACCCTGATGTGCCAACATGGTACACTTATCCATGTTGATGCTCCATAAGCCTTAGTGGTTTTTTATCactaaatttatttatttatgaagTGTAGTCATGCAATAAATCTTGCCAATGAATCTGAATATCATATCATTTTCGTACAATCTTAATATCTATCGTATGTCGCCGTCTCTCCAATTATTCTTCAAAATACATCCCCATGTATTGCCATGTACGTAAATGGAAAGCAAGGTAGAATTGTTCTCAGCCGTGCGCGGAGGGTGTTCGATGAAATGTCCTaacaaaagttttctcatctattaCCATTACATGGCGTGCTTAACACATATTCACGGAATCACGGTTGCAAGACATTTGTATTGTTGTTAAGCACCTTGCATATTTTATACATTAACTGTTGTGCATATCTAACAAGACGTACTAATTGTGCTTTTGCAGGTCCCTCATCCACTTGAAGGACGTCGGCATTGGTTCACTAATGAAAACATTGTGTATGGTGAGCTGCTATCCGCAGCACGAGCTTCATCATTACAATTTCATATAATTATAGATCAAACTACATGGTGGACTATGTATTTTCATATTCATTTTGAAATCAGCTCAACTAATTATATGGACACTCACATTTTTCATTTGGTTTTTGAATATTATATCAACAACTATTATTAACATGGGCACCTGCGGCTACAAATAACTGTATAGTTCTTTTCCACCACGCTATTCATGTTTCTTGCTATTATGTGCTTATAGAAAATACTGTGGTTTTCTCACCTCCATACATGGTAAGGCTATGTTAACTCTGAATACTTAAATATGTCTTAATTTATACATTTCAAATTACTCTTTACTATTATTTATAATACGTAATTTAGTTAGAATAGAAATTTCTTATGGAAGTACATCTAACACCAATTTGTTCAAACATTTCTACTAAAGCAGAAAATGGCGACTACTCTACTCCGCAGCCTAAAACCTCAAGATATGTTGGCAACCATCAAAGTACAggtttcaagaaaatgggaattcCATGAAAATACAAACACCGGGCCCATATTACACAATGATATGGTTTAAGCTGACAAAGAGGCAAGGACTCATTATCCTTTTTCCTAATAACGTGACTCCTGCTTAGCCAGTTACAATTTCAAGTATGCTTAGCCAGTTACCATCACCATCACACACCAAACATTTATCTTAAACATCTCTACTATCACTTTGTGCCAATACTATTTTACCTTCAATTGCACTATTCTTTCCATTTGTTTCGTAAAGAACGTAAGCTCCACACGCTGCCAACAAATACTCAAAAAATGAATATCAATTAATAAATTACCAGAATTTTATGAAACTCTTCGTTtttttgcttttgtttgttacgtATGTTTGCAAACCTGCTTCTCTGTCTATTTTTCTTGAAAAATGATTTGATTACAAAAACAGTCCCTTGCCGCTATTCTATAATGTCAAAGAAAAACGAATCATCCGTCACAAAAAGTCACGGACTTTGACGTTCCCATGTAAGGTTTATTTTCTCCTGACAAAAAACACTTAAATTTCCTTTACTATGTAACTCTCTATTGGACAATGATGTAGGTTGTTAAGTCTGTTACGTTCTCAGATGTAGACAAGACTATGTAAGTATATTTACATTACCATTCCATTGGTCTCGCTATTATGTGCTGGCACTAGACACTCCTATTTAATATCATTCATTTACATGTTTCAAAACCATAAACCAATAGGAGAAAGAACTGAAAACAGACGTTGAATCTGGCTCTTCACCAACTTAATGCAATATATTTACATTCCACCATACTTAACTGTTCAATCAAACTTCATTGTAGGGCAAAGACTTTTTACCATCCAATACTCCTGAAAGTTCCGCCAACACATTAGAAAGCCCTGCAAAAAGGTTCTTACAACACTTTTTTCATTTTGAACTGAAAGCATTTTCTTTACAATGCCAAATATTCCCACTTAACACATTCCTCATAAAAAACATCACCACAGGCTCAAACAGACCTCCCCCAAAATGTTTTAGGGAAACAAAGAACCATGTATCATATGAAATTACTCTCCGCCAAATACAACGATTACAGTTTTTTTAGAAATGGTAATTTCATTAACATATGTTATTAGTGGGTACTTCCAATACATGTCCTTTAATTATGGATGGTTGACAGTCTCGAAGACGTTTTTAGCTCAGCGTGGACTGGCCTTGATAGGTAAAAAAGAAGTATTACACATAAAATAGCTGTTTGTATTCCCTCTACTGTGTAACTCTCTATTCAATTATGTTGCAGGTTGCTAAATCTATTGCATTTTTAGATGATGTCAATACCATGTAAGTGTATTTACATTACATTTTTTCATCTCACTATTACGTGCTTCTAGATACTCTTATTTAGTAGCATTCACTTTTGTGTTACAAAAGCATAAATCAATAAAAAAACTCAAACAGATGCTAAATCTTCACATTAGGTATGCTTTATGAACTTAATACAACAAGTTCATATTCCACCATACTTAATTGTTCAATCAAGCCTCATCGTAGGCCACAGGTATTTTACCATCTAATATTCCTAAAAGTTCCTCCAACACATTAGAAACACCAGCAAAAAGTTTCTTACAATTCATTTTTTTGTCTTTTTAACTTTGAACATTTTTTACCATGACAAATAGGCATATAGTTGTTCAGATTTTGTTCATCAAGCTGTTCCGGTGCTCTTGCGTTTTAATGCCTCCAAACATGATTTTCTAATAGTTGATTCTTATGTAACTTTGTGCCTCAACGCATGCAAACTGTAATGTCATTGCCAGGAAGTTTACGTAGATATACGAAAGATTAGTTGGTTTCACTTGAGAAATGAATTTATCAGCAAATCAACAACGACATGCGAGAACAATATATATAGGTTGATTAGAAAAAAAATGTTGAGAAATTATGGTAAACAAAAAAAGCCAACTTTTGTCTGGAGCATTGGATTGGGGTAACAAAAAAACATTTGTATCACAATCTCCTTGAACACCTCTAAATCTTGTAGATACTTAGATGTCATATATGTCATTCCAATACTTGCAATCAGTGCATGGTTTGTCTTTTTTATATATATAACTTCAACATTGCATTTTACAACTTCTCTTTGATATTTAAAAGCTCAAAAATGCTTCATTGTATAGGAACAATTTAATTGATGCCCGCACTTGGATATGACATGTGATGATTTTATTGACTGTGCGTCAAACTGAAATTGCGAACAACTTATTGTAATACACAACTACTATATTTTGTACGATGTTTACTTTTGTCTTCTGTGCAATGTCTGCTATGCTCCTACAATAACATCAGCCGACCACTTTCTGCATGTATATATATGTCAAAATTTTATGAACATAATCCAGCTAAAAACTTGCtcaacaaatatcattttgcacataTCTTGCAATGATACAATCTACTCTTTTAACTTTGCCTAACCATACAGATTATTGATTGTAAAATGCAATAATTTAAATTTAGATATATCCAAATACTCTAGAATTGAATTTTACAACGCGCGCAGGGCGCGCGCCATCCACTAGCTATAGATATAGATAGACAGAATCTTTTAAAATGTGTTGTAAAGAATAAATATAGAGAATGAATTTAGAAAATATCGCTGAATAGTCTCACAGGTTGTGCAATAGTTTTTTCTCGTGACGTGTTGCTGTGAATTGCGTGCCTACCGGTCCAAATGGTAATCCCGGATTAGTCGGTGTGTTAAT harbors:
- the LOC100283284 gene encoding cysteine protease 1 precursor encodes the protein MGASTTPLASAAALLLLLLAPLAAAADSMSIVSYGERSEEEARRMYAEWMAAHGRTYNAVGEEERRFEVFRDNLRYVDAHNAAADAGVHSFRLGLNRFADLTNDEYRATYLGVRSRPQRERRLGDRYLAGDNEDLPESVDWRAKGAVAEVKDQGSCGSCWAFSTIAAVEGINQIVTGDMISLSEQELVDCDTSYNQGCNGGLMDYAFEFIINNGGIDTEEDYPYKGTDGRCDVNRKNAKVVTIDSYEDVPANSEKSLQKAVANQPISVAIEAGGRAFQLYNSGIFTGTCGTALDHGVTAVGYGTENGKDYWIVKNSWGSSWGESGYVRMERNIKASSGKCGIAVEPSYPLKKGANPPNPGPTPPSPTPPPTVCDNYYSCPDSTTCCCIYEYGKYCFAWGCCPLEGATCCDDHYSCCPHDYPVCNVKQGTCLMGKDSPLSLSVKATKRTLAKPHWAFPGNTAADGMKSSA